In the Telopea speciosissima isolate NSW1024214 ecotype Mountain lineage chromosome 6, Tspe_v1, whole genome shotgun sequence genome, GCCTAGGAGTTCTATTTAGTACCACTGGAACTACCCAAGGTTCAAGAGATTGGAATCGCTAGCAACCTAAATCAACCCTAAGATGAGCTAGAATTGACAGGTCAAATTGGTTGGAATCGAGATAGGTAACAGCTGATTCTAATCTAAATCAATCGATTCTAATGATTTGATCCCCTTTCCTTTAACCATTGGGCTACTTGACAAATTAAGTGCATCTCTAATATCTGTGATAGGGGGTGTTAATTGTCAAAAATTGGCCCTAGTTGAACTGATTGGTTAAAGCCTAAGATTTGTTCGATTGACTACTAAACATGTCAGGCTTAAACATCGATCAATTAATAATTAGACATCCCAATGCAAGATAGAGGCCAAGTGATCACTCAATTGGGACCAATCGTATATTATGATTGATCGATAATTGATTGATGGTAACCCAATTAACTCATTTAACCCTATTCAACATGAGAATAGTCCGTTTAAGGACCGTTTATAACCCGATTAATCCATTTAAAACCTGAGAAGTTGAGCTTGATTATGAACAAGTAACCGGGAAACCGAATAAATGTGTATCTTTGCCTTGAGTTATGAGGGCAATTTCTAATTTGACGAAAATGATATAAGGTCTTAAATTGGTAGGATCAATTAAGTCCGACCAAAACCAACCGAGCCTGACCTCATTTGGGTTCAGTTTTGAACCTTCCATGCAGAGACGTAGAAGCACCAACCTAAGTTGAGAGGACCCTAAGAACACTCCACGATCCGCTAGTCCCGAGGATGCAAGCGCCACGTCTCCCTACAAAATAGGAACCACAGATTACGTCTACCATGGATCCCATCATTTGGTTTGATCAAACACTTGAAGggttttttatcaaaaaaaaaaaaaaactaacggCTAAGATCATACAAACAGTGGGGCCCATCTCACTAGAAGTGACACGATTAGCTTGTGAGTACGAACTAAGGAGGAATAATGGGATTTTCGATGGGGTCTAAGAGATAGGCATCTTGTGTGGGCCCCACTATTGAGTTCAAGAATCGGAAATCGGGAATGAATCAGCCAATTCAGTTTGGAATCGGCTGACACCAATCACGATTCCCACCTATCCTAATCGGTTATGCTTGAAACCCGAATCGAATTGGCTGATCCGATTCAGATCCGTAAATACTGATTCCTGAACCAAGTCTCAAttccaaggtcgatctccaTTTCACCACAATAAAAGAGCATTCCCAATAGACGATCCTCCCGCCACTACATGAACTgaggaggatcataatgtacgcagccctTGTTTTCACAGAGACtatttccagacttgaacccgtgaccccATTGCACCATAACATTGCTTAGAAATGGTTGGATCGAACGGGTTCAGGCCGAttctggttttgattttttaaacccTGGAAAATAGTAATCAGTACGTACAACGACTACTACGTACCGGTCATGAGACATTTCTGACACCCATACCAAATTTAAAAAGTGGTTCTCAAGAGTTCTAAAAGTGAAGTATGGTGATGCCCCGTCAAAATACCTGGGGCTACCAACTGATTTTGGCGTATCAAAGAAGGTGCTGATGTTCAAGAGAGAACCATTAACAAACTGCAAGGATGGAAGGGAAAGTTACTTTCTCCTGTAAGTAAGGAGATTCTCTTGAAGGCTGTCGTAGCTCCCATGGCAAATTATGCAGCTTCCCATTTTAAATTGCCAGCGTCTTTCCACAATGCAATCAGAAAGGCTTTCTCAAGATTTTATTGGGATGATTCCGATGATGGGCACAAGACACACTGGATCTCATGGTCGCAGATGTGCAAACCGAAACCACAAGGGGGATTGGGATTAAAGGATTCACGGCTACGGGGTAGTGCACTTCTTGCTAAGGCAGTATGGCTGCTTTGGTCAAATCCAACCTCATATTGGGCCAGTTTTTTGAAGTCCATTTACTTTCCTACTACTGATTTCCTTCATGCAAAACTTGGAAAGGGGCTGGAGGAGTCTCTTGGAAGGGAGATCTGTGTTGCTGCAAGGGCTTATTTGGAAAATTGGTGATGGCAGGAAGGTTAATATCTGGACTGATCAATGGGTGCCTTCCCTAAAGGATTTCAAGGTGCACACTCAAAGGCCTGCGGGATGCACGATTACTCATGTAGTAGACCTCATAGATCCAATAAGTCGATCATGGAGAACAAATCTCTTACACAGGTGCCTGCAACCTGATGAGGTGAATGCAATTCTGAAAATTTCTCATAGTATTTTTGTGGAAGAGAACTCACAAGTGTGGGGAGCTTCACAGACTGGGGTTTTCTCAGTGAAATTGGCCTATGATTTGTTGGCAAGAAAGGAGGGTGAGCTCCAACGTTTAAATGCAACATCCTCAAGACTTCACACATGGAGATGGTTCCAGAATCGGTTTGGAACAGGATTTGGAAAATTCAGACcttgccaaaaataaaaaaattttatttggaggACCTGCAATGAAGGTATTGCGACAGGCTCGGGTTTCTTCTCCAGGTAGATCCCAATTGACCTTTAGTGTCTTCGATGTGGTGCTGAAGTTGAAACTGGAGATCACCTCCTTCTGGACTACCCCTTTGCGAGAGCCGTGTGGTTTGGGAGCACACTCCAATACTCCCCTCCGACTGATGTTCGTCCTACTCTTACTGATTGGTTGCATACCTGGGAAGAGATATCTCTTATGGACAAGAGGAAGGCACGTGAATCCCTCTCAAGAGCATCCTTCATTATTTGGTACCTATGGAGAGCGCGCAATGAGCTGGCTTTCTCCTCAAAGCAGTGGTCACTAGCGGAGGTTATTGCAATGGCAGAGAAGGCCTTCCTTGAGTATGCAGGTGTATGGATGCCTTCAAGGGTTGACAGTGCCCCTTCCCCCTCTCACAACAACACAGTGCTTCAGAGTTTCTAGACTGCTCCACCTTCGGGCTTCATTAAAGTGAACTGCGATGCAGCCCTCCCGGTTAACAGTTCAAAAGGTGGGTTGGGAGTGGTTTTCAGAAACAATAATGGCATGCGAGGTAGATGTGTTTCTATCTCCCACAGTTTTGGAACAGCAGCGCAGGGTGAACTATTGGCAATCCATTTTGCTCTAAAGCCGGCCTTGGAATCAGGCTTCACACATATCCAACTAGAATCTGATTGCAAGGAGGCAGTGGACTTCATTCATGATCAGGAtcgaccccccccccctcctaccCATTCTACTGTGGTGCTGGCTGATATCAGAAAACTTGCTAcctccttctcttctatctcatttttTTGTATTCCACGGGCGATCAATGTAGTACCTGATGCCCTAGCAAAGAAGGCCCTGTCAGTTGTTTGTATGACAGATTGACCATCCACTCAGTGGCTTCATGACCTTGTGCTCAAGAAGCCACTGCTTGTACGCACCCCCTAGCTCaataaatttcttctttaccaaaaaaaaaatgagacattTCTGgtacttccaagttccaatccttaaattaaaaaaaataaaaaaatactaatCTCATCATGGAGAAAAGCAAAATACCTCGAGATCCGTGCCTGACAAAATCAAGAGATGCTGTTGCGTAGCTACCCTTGCGCACGTTAGAATCAATAACAACACGAGGACCCGGTCTTTCCTCTTTCCCCCAACAAAGCGGCATTCACTTCCCAGTTCCCATATATAACTCCTCTCCCAAAGGATGGttagtttcattttcttttccaccgttcatttttttttcttttctttttttttttaattttatagaaTTTCCATTAATAACAGATCCAATCTTAAAGGTCaaatttattaataattttttttaaataaaataaaataaaattagtaAAGAAGGACACAGGCCGGCATGGTAAATCTAAGTACAGTTACAATTGGCGTAAATTAAACCGGTAAAATTAACAGAAAtgcaaaaaaattgaataagaCAATCccattaaaagttaaaattgaaatttaaattgaaattaaagcactaaaaaaaataaggaaaaaaaaaacagaggtaGTTTTTGACCActtgtttttactttttatctTCCTTGATCCGTAGTTACAACAAACCCAGCGGTTTTCTTGACTTGTACAAGCAATCCATTCATCTATTTTTAGTAATCTGTTGAAAAATTCCTACTATACCCTTCTTAGCATTTATAAATGGAAACATTTCTCAAACATAGAAAAAAGCATATTTTTTGGTTCATGTACCCAATATGTCCTACCGAAACCCATAAAGacctaaaaatcaaaataaataataagggGGCAATAAGGTCAGTTAGGTTGTGAggatatttttgtaattaaaattgGTAAAAAATTTGGAAATAAATTGGTGAAATAAAAGCCGAAACAGGCAAGGCTTGCATGTTACATGTCCCTCTTTCCCCCTTCATACACACGCTTTATGGAGATTTTATTTAAtcatttatataatatattctgccgttttgttaattatttttcagaaatagaaaaaaattctctctttttccatTGATATaagtaataattttttttccttggttttgtGTGTCCTTTTTGTAGGGGGAATGCTTGTTACCTACTCCTAAGTTTCCACTCTCTCGCTATACTTCTTAAGCTCTCTAGTTTTcatagatagaagaagaagggaagaaagagaaggagagagagctTCGAAGCTCTGCTCTGTTTCTAATTTTCATGGAGAAGCACAGTTGCAAGCTCTGTTTCAGGAGTTTCGCTAATGGTAGAGCTTTGGGTGGTCATATGAGGTCTCATATGGCTACCTTGTCGATacctccaaaggcccaacaaatccatcaccatcatcatcaacaacaacaactcagagATGAGACTGAGTCGCCCTCATCtgcatcatcttcttcgtcttcttcttcttctggtgaggaagaagaagaagaagaagaagaagaggaaaaaggtTTGTATTATGGGCTGAGAGAGAATCCGAAGAAAAGCTTTCGTTTGGTAGATCCTGAGTTTTCTTTTGCCGTCGATGCTGGGTCGGTTGTGCAGGACAGAGAAAGCGAAACAGAATCATCTAAGAACCCATCTAGAAGACGATCGAAGAGGAATCGCAAATCCAGCTTCATCGGAGAACAAAGAAATCTACAGCAACATCAACAACCACAAACACCGGAGCTGAAGAAGCCCAAGTCGAGCAAACCCAGTCAAGCTGAGTCGCTGCCCGAGCCAGAACCGGTGAGCTCTGTATCTGATACTACTCCAGAGGAAGATGTTGCGCGATGTCTTATGATGCTTTCAAGGGATATATggatgagaaaagaagaagaagtggagacggaggaagaacaagaagaagatgaagaagaagcagagaaatcTATGGAAGAGTCCGATGACTCGGAAGAGCTCAAATTCCCAACTCGGACTCGGGGGAGATACCAGTGCGGGACATGCAAGAAGGTGTTCAGGTCTTACCAAGCTTTGGGTGGGCATAGAGCAAGTCATAAGAAGATCAGAGGCTGTACCCTATCTTCCTCCTATGCTGCTCGGACCCATGAAGCAGATTCCGAACCAGGTAATGCAGGAACTTCCACTGTCGATCGGAAAATCCATGAATGCCCTGTTTGTTTTAGAGTTTTTGGGTCTGGTCAAGCTCATGGTGGGCACAAAAGATCCCACCTTTCTGGTTCAGTTACAGCTACAGCTACAAATACTGCTAAATTTGGAAACAATTTGATAGATCTTAACCTTCCTGCTCCTGTTGAAGATGACGATATGAGCCAAGTTGAGCTCTCTGCGGTCTCTGATGCAGAATTCGTCGATCCGACCAAATGACGGATTACAGTGGTGATTGGATTCTGTGCCATTGAATGGGGATTACAGTGGAAAACTCAAAGCTCTCGGAGGTAAATAGAAATTCCAAACCTTGAGTCTTATCAATGCGATCTGTgattatttttagtttgtttgAGGAATTGGGTCAAATCACAAATGGGTCTCTGTATTTACAGATTTTTCTTTATATTAATCTTCTCAAAATtcgtgcttttttttttttactttttctttctctccttcaatctatcAAACAGtcgttctttttcctttttcttctttgctaaCTGTAATTCATTCCTTTAAATTTGTGCATCCATTAATGGATTCATTCATTTCTGTCTTtcgattaaaaaaaagaagaagaagaagaagaagaaagaaatcttTTGGGTTGTGTGTATTGAGAGTTTTTGCAGAAGCTGAACTCGCTCTGAAACTGCCATTGAGTTCGATTCTGGCAATCGGTTCTGCTTCTGTTTCCAGCTGTTCTAAGCTAactgttttttccttttttctagtGACTAAAATATTCTAAAATAAAGTTCTTCcaaatcaatttttatttttaatgaaacTAAGTTCGACCTGTCACCACTGTCTTTGTACAGTTGGTGAAGAAGCTAATTCTCTCTTATCTGCTcgtttcttccctttcttttcgtCTCTTTTGCCCATCTGTTCTTTTCTGTCTTACGCTGTTTCAAGCTTTAGTCACAATTGTAACTGTGTAACAGTGTTAGACCAGGCATGAGGCATGCAGACCCACTAAATTTACCATAATAACCTTCAAATATAAGTCTAATTTACTCTTTCCCATATTAAGAAATCTTAAAAGGGAAGTAAATTCATAACCTCTGAAACAGAGTATCCGGGTCTCATAACTTCAcaataaattccataaatgcATTTCCATTTCCCTTATCCTCCATAGTAAATTCCTTAGATTACAAAgccattttagtaatttcataGATGAAAATTAGTTTAAGggaatcaaaattttaattaattaactcATCAATGAGACTTTTCCATAGATTGAAAGGGTGTGTGTGTCTCTTTTGGGTATTTCCATCTTGATCATCCAATGGGAATCTTTCTCTTTGATGACCTTTTAAAGAacaagtattaaaaaaaaatagagaaatctGGTTCCAATGGAGTGGGCCCAGTGGGCAATTTTAAATGTGGTCCAGAAATTGGGTAGATCTGGGCTGGGCTTAGTCACCGATTGAATGAAGGGCATTAATTTATGGCAGTGGTTTTGTTAGGTAATTGActtcaaaacaaaatattttgtttttagtttctaAGGGCAAAAATGACAATATATCAGTCTCGTCATTACCAAAAGAGGAGATCAAAGCGCAGACCTTGGTCAAAATTATTTAAAagtcaccttcttcttcttcttcttcttcttcttcttctttcttctttcttctttcttcttctcctctatctTTTTCTTAAACCCTAATGACCCCACACTTCGACGATTCTAAACGTCAAATTCAGTCTGATGATCTTTGAGTCCTAGCCGTTGGATTGGAATATATGTTGGACCCAAGCCCATTAGCTAATGGGCACATGGTTCAAACCTAACATGGGCATCTTCTTGTATTCTTTCAATATGGGCATGTTGTGTTCCTTGAGGTCATAAAAGCTTATCTAATCAGCCACGTATAGAACCAACTGTGTCAATGGGAGAGAACAACTCGGTGGCTTTTATGTGAGGTGTGCCTAATGAGTCAAAGatcaaaaaagagaaacaacaaAGAAGGGGCTAGAGAGGGTGTGAGTGCCCTTCACATTCTCACAAGTGGGAGAGTGTGGGGTGTGCATgtagaggaagaaaaaagagaacaaaCAAAGAAATTCTGAAGCTGGTTTTCACATTCACAG is a window encoding:
- the LOC122663803 gene encoding zinc finger protein ZAT9-like, producing the protein MEKHSCKLCFRSFANGRALGGHMRSHMATLSIPPKAQQIHHHHHQQQQLRDETESPSSASSSSSSSSSGEEEEEEEEEEEKGLYYGLRENPKKSFRLVDPEFSFAVDAGSVVQDRESETESSKNPSRRRSKRNRKSSFIGEQRNLQQHQQPQTPELKKPKSSKPSQAESLPEPEPVSSVSDTTPEEDVARCLMMLSRDIWMRKEEEVETEEEQEEDEEEAEKSMEESDDSEELKFPTRTRGRYQCGTCKKVFRSYQALGGHRASHKKIRGCTLSSSYAARTHEADSEPGNAGTSTVDRKIHECPVCFRVFGSGQAHGGHKRSHLSGSVTATATNTAKFGNNLIDLNLPAPVEDDDMSQVELSAVSDAEFVDPTK